A region of Malaciobacter marinus DNA encodes the following proteins:
- a CDS encoding efflux RND transporter periplasmic adaptor subunit — translation MKKVLFICLISLTFINAKIIEVEQLFNKKITTVKKEKVSFSKEFYANSLIIEDKVVDIVTRFDGFITKLNANRLYMDVKKNQALFSIYSDDIYNITKELKIAKDLDKNLYESTLDKLEVLAINKKEINRIQNSKKEFKDVTFYSPIDAIILQKNINYKSFAKKGKLLLQLANIDKLWVIAKIYESDLKDIKVGQRTKIYFDGLEQAVESKIDFIYPNIDSTSKTVDVRMIIDNKDKKIYPNMFAKVKVEIAHETMLTLPKTAVLNKASKYYVFEPISKSEFEPIEVKVKRVSSNKYQILSGLSEGQKVINNSLFLLDSDAVTNGLYDNDDDDW, via the coding sequence ATGAAAAAAGTACTATTTATATGTTTAATTAGCTTAACTTTTATAAATGCAAAAATAATAGAAGTTGAACAACTATTTAATAAAAAAATCACCACTGTAAAAAAAGAAAAAGTATCATTTAGCAAAGAATTTTATGCAAATAGCTTAATAATAGAAGATAAAGTTGTTGATATAGTAACAAGATTTGATGGCTTTATAACAAAACTAAATGCAAATAGATTATATATGGATGTAAAAAAGAACCAAGCACTTTTTTCTATCTATTCTGATGATATTTATAATATAACTAAAGAGTTAAAAATAGCAAAAGATTTAGATAAAAACCTTTATGAAAGTACACTTGATAAACTCGAAGTTCTAGCTATTAATAAAAAAGAGATAAATAGAATTCAAAATTCAAAAAAAGAGTTTAAAGATGTGACTTTTTACTCTCCTATAGATGCAATAATCTTGCAAAAAAATATAAACTATAAATCATTTGCAAAAAAAGGGAAACTTCTTTTACAACTTGCAAATATAGATAAACTTTGGGTTATTGCAAAAATATATGAAAGTGATTTAAAAGATATAAAAGTAGGTCAAAGAACAAAAATCTATTTTGATGGATTAGAACAAGCAGTTGAATCAAAAATAGATTTTATTTATCCAAACATAGACTCAACAAGCAAAACAGTTGATGTTAGAATGATAATTGATAATAAAGATAAAAAAATATATCCAAATATGTTTGCAAAAGTAAAAGTAGAGATTGCACATGAAACAATGCTTACTTTACCTAAAACAGCTGTTTTAAATAAAGCAAGCAAATATTATGTTTTTGAACCAATTTCAAAAAGTGAATTTGAACCAATTGAAGTAAAAGTAAAAAGAGTATCTTCAAATAAGTATCAAATCCTAAGCGGTCTTAGTGAAGGTCAAAAAGTAATAAATAACTCTCTATTCTTACTTGATAGTGATGCTGTTACAAATGGTCTTTATGACAATGATGACGATGATTGGTAG
- a CDS encoding TolC family protein — protein MKKFLFVITLFISTLTANSIDTLVNSAILKNSELKSIEKSIMIANENILLATKYSNPTLSLGLTDIHTNENYNKRDLEPMQAQSIGITQAIPITDKLEINQSIQITNKTILALSLEDKKLLLKSKIYELAYKIAILKEKRDFIIKQKQNLNKIEKLQNYKYQTSNIDVKSLFDTKIASKSFDIVLNNLDTNIQTLKLNLEEITYKNIKDININTTINKKLIKLKSDNHPKIKALQQQLRLNKQQEAFEEASKTSDIKLNATYFNRREFQDYVNVSVSIPLSIYNTENIKVKKAQLQYLKTKDDLQTLKQNFIISNKILQKELDNSYKNHELISKDIISLQKAIEKSLNINNRFKNNTTKIIQNLNKTISLKIAALDEKTKYFTALSKAIYYEGK, from the coding sequence ATGAAAAAGTTTTTATTTGTAATCACTCTTTTTATATCAACTCTAACAGCAAATAGCATTGATACTTTAGTAAATAGTGCTATTTTGAAAAATAGTGAGCTTAAAAGTATAGAAAAATCTATTATGATTGCAAATGAGAACATCTTACTTGCAACAAAGTATTCAAATCCAACTTTGTCTTTAGGTTTAACAGATATTCATACAAATGAAAACTATAACAAAAGAGATTTAGAACCAATGCAAGCACAGTCTATAGGGATAACTCAAGCTATTCCTATAACTGATAAACTAGAAATTAATCAATCAATTCAAATCACAAATAAAACTATTTTGGCTCTTAGTTTAGAGGATAAAAAGCTATTATTAAAATCAAAGATTTATGAACTTGCATATAAAATAGCTATTTTAAAAGAAAAAAGAGATTTTATAATAAAACAAAAACAAAATTTAAACAAAATTGAAAAACTACAAAACTATAAGTATCAAACTTCTAATATAGATGTAAAATCCTTATTTGATACAAAAATTGCAAGTAAGAGTTTTGATATTGTATTAAATAATTTAGATACAAATATCCAAACACTTAAATTAAATTTAGAAGAGATAACATATAAAAATATAAAAGATATAAATATAAATACTACAATTAATAAAAAACTTATTAAACTAAAATCTGATAATCACCCTAAAATAAAAGCTTTACAACAACAATTAAGATTAAATAAACAGCAAGAAGCTTTTGAAGAGGCTTCTAAAACATCTGATATTAAATTAAATGCTACATATTTTAATAGAAGAGAGTTTCAAGATTATGTAAATGTCTCTGTTTCTATTCCTTTGTCAATTTATAATACAGAAAATATAAAAGTAAAAAAAGCACAACTACAATACTTAAAAACCAAAGATGATTTACAAACTTTAAAACAAAACTTTATTATTTCAAACAAAATCTTACAAAAAGAGTTAGATAATAGCTATAAAAATCATGAGTTAATTTCAAAAGATATTATTTCATTACAAAAAGCTATTGAAAAAAGTTTGAATATAAACAATAGATTTAAAAATAATACTACAAAAATTATTCAAAATCTAAATAAAACAATTAGCTTAAAAATTGCAGCATTAGATGAAAAAACAAAATATTTCACAGCTTTATCAAAAGCTATTTATTATGAAGGAAAATAG
- a CDS encoding FixH family protein has product MKSFLKLFSILILAFGIANAEPISQSGNKNGYDVKFTSEKSLVVGQNSFFVQIFKDGKQITNAKTKIKFYMPEMPGMPYMEFKDKGKLVGDKYKLDVNLSMSGTWQYQLKFKTSNGEVHTLRGSVNL; this is encoded by the coding sequence ATGAAAAGTTTTTTAAAACTTTTTTCTATTCTAATCTTAGCATTTGGTATTGCAAATGCAGAACCTATTTCACAATCTGGAAATAAAAATGGCTATGATGTAAAATTTACATCTGAAAAATCACTTGTTGTTGGACAAAATAGTTTCTTTGTTCAAATCTTTAAAGATGGCAAACAAATCACTAATGCAAAAACTAAAATAAAGTTTTATATGCCAGAGATGCCAGGTATGCCATATATGGAGTTTAAAGATAAAGGTAAGCTTGTAGGAGATAAATATAAATTAGATGTAAATTTATCAATGAGTGGAACATGGCAATATCAACTAAAGTTTAAAACTTCTAATGGAGAAGTTCATACTTTAAGAGGAAGCGTGAACTTATAA